One window of the Mixophyes fleayi isolate aMixFle1 chromosome 6, aMixFle1.hap1, whole genome shotgun sequence genome contains the following:
- the CASS4 gene encoding cas scaffolding protein family member 4 isoform X2, with translation MKVTNMLAKALYDNKAECSDELAFRKGDILTVLEQNVFGSEGWWRCYLHGRQGLAPANRLQLFTITQNDSPLTQSNYNSLGKQQRLQNIYQVPSAPKTEAVSMYEQMDSLYITPPTPQPTPGDIYQTPISSPAQIFRDKAKSSSNQHLFTLPRASRASNATSVTQSELYDVPPSKLNLPFISQRGTTPSPVNGRSPLISSNEHIQQQQIYDIPSSPDTPERINPKGPKASNVYDIPPTGTLVQKNRRDTPPVAASYNTLPNPRKSDWIYDIPLSPERNNTGIDCRQISIDRQMVYDVPPTWYGPVQCKAESSCASSQIYDVPPLQKKSSVTIQSLYDVPASRDISPLHQNGSLRKGSSTFAKQKLEQVYSKENVYDIPRGSSVGSPPKSETPKFEINSPGCNERIYDVPPPLPRNSKPSEHKLEQDRLSVSSSESRTSTLSTSSTASNESLTLSTQDDSTNQVILEPEVAIKKITELQEQVSSSIASLMIFVSSKWRLQENMESNIEDIHRAVDSIILSLRQFTDFAQNIKVHASHLTDINIQLRINNQLQTLTDSFQTLSNNQEAINRCKWSLQALVINKPRTTPDDLDQFVMVARTIPDDIKRFVSIIIANGKLLFKNKKNEKKPKPVKEQTVTLKPKVPVHKESKVLQETCVNKAGEKKKDGKYHFKRQRAIEDNGYVYLQKKEDFEKMQNLCPIQQLENKTSPEEKRKGWLRPDSHILASEEPEKRSDVYLPKSPTVPITKQVNLQKEYSIMKVPLSEHCYVYFGALQKAIHVFNDSLTKNETPEVFITHGKLIIMVGQKLVDILCQDVKGNEARNDILYKSSELCGLLKNLAIATKSAAIQYPNTATMQELQRRTKELSNHLQLFRAMVE, from the exons AACATGTTGGCTAAAGCACTGTACGACAACAAAGCAGAGTGCTCTGATGAGCTGGCCTTCCGTAAAGGTGATATTCTCACCGTGCTAGAACAAAACGTCTTTGGCAGCGAGGGCTGGTGGCGATGCTATCTGCATGGGCGTCAAGGTCTTGCCCCAGCCAACCGACTGCAGCTGTTTACCATAACTCAGAATGACTCCCCACTTACACAGTCCAACTACAATTCTCTCGGAAAGCAGCAGAGGTTGCAGAACATCTACCAAGTGCCCTCAGCTCCTAAGACGGAGGCTGTATCCATGTACGAGCAGATGGACAGTCTGTATATAACGCCACCAACACCACAACCTACTCCAGGGGACATCTACCAGACTCCCATTTCATCACCTGCACAGATCTTCCGCGACAAAGCCAAGAGCTCTTCCAACCAG CATTTGTTCACCCTCCCAAGAGCTTCACGGGCCTCAAATGCTACCAGTGTAACCCAGTCGGAGTTGTATGATGTCCCACCTTCAAAGCTGAATTTACCGTTCATCTCCCAG agAGGTACAACCCCATCTCCAGTCAATGGTCGCTCTCCACTTATCTCATCAAATGAGCACATCCAGCAACAGCAGATCTACGACATCCCGTCCAGCCCAGATACTCCAGAAAGGATCAACCCCAAGGGCCCCAAAGCTTCAAAT GTTTATGATATCCCCCCCACTGGTACTTTGGTTCAGAAGAACAGACGTGAcactccacctgtggctgctagttaCAACACTCTACCAAACCCCCGCAAGTCAGACTGGATCTATGATATTCCATTGTCCCCTGAGAGAAACAATACAGGAATCGACTGTCGACAAATTTCAATAGATAGACAAATGGTGTATGATGTGCCACCAACATGGTACGGGCCAGTACAATGCAAAGCAGAGAGTAGCTGTGCATCAAGCCAAATATATGATGTCCCACCACTGCAAAAGAAATCATCAGTGACCATTCAAAGTCTTTATGATGTCCCAGCATCTCGTGATATTTCTCCCTTACATCAAAATGGAAGCTTGCGAAAAGGCTCATCAACCTTTGCAAAGCAGAAGTTGGAACAAGTTTATTCCAAGGAAAATGTTTATGATATCCCTCGAGGGTCGTCTGTAGGATCTCCACCAAAGTCAGAGACACCAAAGTTCGAGATAAATAGCCCAGGTTGCAATGAGCGGATTTATGATGTTCCTCCACCACTTCCAAGGAATTCCAAACCATCTGAACATAAGCTTGAACAAGATAGGCTTTCCGTGTCCAGCTCAGAAAGTCGAACAAGTACCTTATCTACTTCATCAACTGCTTCTAATGAGTCTTTAACATTGTCCACTCAAGATGACAGCACCAACCAAGTGATTCTAGAACCAGAAGTGGCCATCAAGAAAATTACTGAACTTCAAGAACAAGTGTCTAGTTCCATAGCAAGTCTCATGATCTTTGTGAGCAGCAAATGGAGACTACAGGAAAATATGGAGTCAAACATTGAGGACATTCACAGAGCTGTTGACAGCATTATATTGTCCTTAAGACAGTTCACAGATTTTGCCCAGAACATCAAGGTCCATGCCTCTCACTTAACAGATATTAACATTCAATTAAGGATTAACAACCAATTGCAAACTCTTACAGACTCTTTTCAGACTCTCTCAAATAATCAGGAAGCCATTAATCGTTGCAAATGGTCACTGCAGGCATTAGTTATTAACAAGCCACGCACAACACCCGATGACCTTGATCAGTTTGTTATGGTCGCCAGGACAATTCCAGATGATATCAAGAGGTTTGTGTCTATCATCATAGCAAATGGAAAGCTTctattcaaaaacaaaaaaaatgaaaaaaagccaAAACCTGTGAAGGAGCAAACTGTGACCTTGAAGCCAAAGGTCCCAGTACACAAAGAGTCAAAAGTCCTCCAGGAAACATGTGTCAATAAagctggagagaaaaaaaaggatggTAAATACCATTTCAAGCGACAGAGGGCCATAGAAGACAACGGATATGTCTACCTGCAG AAAAAAGAGGATTTTGAAAAAATGCAGAATTTGTGTCCAATTCAGCAGCTTGAAAATAAAACAAGTCCTGAAGAAAAG AGAAAAGGATGGTTGAGACCAGATTCCCATATATTAGCCAGTGAAGAACCTGAAAAGAGGAGTGACGTGTATTTGCCAAAA agtcCAACAGTACCCATAACCAAGCAAGTCAACCTACAGAAAGAATACTCAATAATGAAAGTCCCTCTTTCTGAACACTGTTATGTTTACTTTGGCGCACTCCAGAAGGCCATTCATGTGTTTAATGACAGTCTTACCAAAAACGAGACACCTGAGGTGTTCATAACCCATGGCAAACTGATTATCATGGTTGGACAGAAACTTGTAGACATCCTCTGTCAAGATGTGAAGGGCAATGAAGCCCGCAATGACATTCTATACAAGAGCAGTGAGCTCTGTGGTTTACTCAAAAACCTGGCCATAGCGACTAAGTCTGCCGCCATTCAATACCCGAATACAGCCACAATGCAGGAACTGCAGCGCAGGACAAAGGAGCTTTCCAATCATCTACAGTTATTCAGAGCAATGGTAGAATGA
- the CASS4 gene encoding cas scaffolding protein family member 4 isoform X1, which translates to MEQSIQSLMKKNMLAKALYDNKAECSDELAFRKGDILTVLEQNVFGSEGWWRCYLHGRQGLAPANRLQLFTITQNDSPLTQSNYNSLGKQQRLQNIYQVPSAPKTEAVSMYEQMDSLYITPPTPQPTPGDIYQTPISSPAQIFRDKAKSSSNQHLFTLPRASRASNATSVTQSELYDVPPSKLNLPFISQRGTTPSPVNGRSPLISSNEHIQQQQIYDIPSSPDTPERINPKGPKASNVYDIPPTGTLVQKNRRDTPPVAASYNTLPNPRKSDWIYDIPLSPERNNTGIDCRQISIDRQMVYDVPPTWYGPVQCKAESSCASSQIYDVPPLQKKSSVTIQSLYDVPASRDISPLHQNGSLRKGSSTFAKQKLEQVYSKENVYDIPRGSSVGSPPKSETPKFEINSPGCNERIYDVPPPLPRNSKPSEHKLEQDRLSVSSSESRTSTLSTSSTASNESLTLSTQDDSTNQVILEPEVAIKKITELQEQVSSSIASLMIFVSSKWRLQENMESNIEDIHRAVDSIILSLRQFTDFAQNIKVHASHLTDINIQLRINNQLQTLTDSFQTLSNNQEAINRCKWSLQALVINKPRTTPDDLDQFVMVARTIPDDIKRFVSIIIANGKLLFKNKKNEKKPKPVKEQTVTLKPKVPVHKESKVLQETCVNKAGEKKKDGKYHFKRQRAIEDNGYVYLQKKEDFEKMQNLCPIQQLENKTSPEEKRKGWLRPDSHILASEEPEKRSDVYLPKSPTVPITKQVNLQKEYSIMKVPLSEHCYVYFGALQKAIHVFNDSLTKNETPEVFITHGKLIIMVGQKLVDILCQDVKGNEARNDILYKSSELCGLLKNLAIATKSAAIQYPNTATMQELQRRTKELSNHLQLFRAMVE; encoded by the exons AACATGTTGGCTAAAGCACTGTACGACAACAAAGCAGAGTGCTCTGATGAGCTGGCCTTCCGTAAAGGTGATATTCTCACCGTGCTAGAACAAAACGTCTTTGGCAGCGAGGGCTGGTGGCGATGCTATCTGCATGGGCGTCAAGGTCTTGCCCCAGCCAACCGACTGCAGCTGTTTACCATAACTCAGAATGACTCCCCACTTACACAGTCCAACTACAATTCTCTCGGAAAGCAGCAGAGGTTGCAGAACATCTACCAAGTGCCCTCAGCTCCTAAGACGGAGGCTGTATCCATGTACGAGCAGATGGACAGTCTGTATATAACGCCACCAACACCACAACCTACTCCAGGGGACATCTACCAGACTCCCATTTCATCACCTGCACAGATCTTCCGCGACAAAGCCAAGAGCTCTTCCAACCAG CATTTGTTCACCCTCCCAAGAGCTTCACGGGCCTCAAATGCTACCAGTGTAACCCAGTCGGAGTTGTATGATGTCCCACCTTCAAAGCTGAATTTACCGTTCATCTCCCAG agAGGTACAACCCCATCTCCAGTCAATGGTCGCTCTCCACTTATCTCATCAAATGAGCACATCCAGCAACAGCAGATCTACGACATCCCGTCCAGCCCAGATACTCCAGAAAGGATCAACCCCAAGGGCCCCAAAGCTTCAAAT GTTTATGATATCCCCCCCACTGGTACTTTGGTTCAGAAGAACAGACGTGAcactccacctgtggctgctagttaCAACACTCTACCAAACCCCCGCAAGTCAGACTGGATCTATGATATTCCATTGTCCCCTGAGAGAAACAATACAGGAATCGACTGTCGACAAATTTCAATAGATAGACAAATGGTGTATGATGTGCCACCAACATGGTACGGGCCAGTACAATGCAAAGCAGAGAGTAGCTGTGCATCAAGCCAAATATATGATGTCCCACCACTGCAAAAGAAATCATCAGTGACCATTCAAAGTCTTTATGATGTCCCAGCATCTCGTGATATTTCTCCCTTACATCAAAATGGAAGCTTGCGAAAAGGCTCATCAACCTTTGCAAAGCAGAAGTTGGAACAAGTTTATTCCAAGGAAAATGTTTATGATATCCCTCGAGGGTCGTCTGTAGGATCTCCACCAAAGTCAGAGACACCAAAGTTCGAGATAAATAGCCCAGGTTGCAATGAGCGGATTTATGATGTTCCTCCACCACTTCCAAGGAATTCCAAACCATCTGAACATAAGCTTGAACAAGATAGGCTTTCCGTGTCCAGCTCAGAAAGTCGAACAAGTACCTTATCTACTTCATCAACTGCTTCTAATGAGTCTTTAACATTGTCCACTCAAGATGACAGCACCAACCAAGTGATTCTAGAACCAGAAGTGGCCATCAAGAAAATTACTGAACTTCAAGAACAAGTGTCTAGTTCCATAGCAAGTCTCATGATCTTTGTGAGCAGCAAATGGAGACTACAGGAAAATATGGAGTCAAACATTGAGGACATTCACAGAGCTGTTGACAGCATTATATTGTCCTTAAGACAGTTCACAGATTTTGCCCAGAACATCAAGGTCCATGCCTCTCACTTAACAGATATTAACATTCAATTAAGGATTAACAACCAATTGCAAACTCTTACAGACTCTTTTCAGACTCTCTCAAATAATCAGGAAGCCATTAATCGTTGCAAATGGTCACTGCAGGCATTAGTTATTAACAAGCCACGCACAACACCCGATGACCTTGATCAGTTTGTTATGGTCGCCAGGACAATTCCAGATGATATCAAGAGGTTTGTGTCTATCATCATAGCAAATGGAAAGCTTctattcaaaaacaaaaaaaatgaaaaaaagccaAAACCTGTGAAGGAGCAAACTGTGACCTTGAAGCCAAAGGTCCCAGTACACAAAGAGTCAAAAGTCCTCCAGGAAACATGTGTCAATAAagctggagagaaaaaaaaggatggTAAATACCATTTCAAGCGACAGAGGGCCATAGAAGACAACGGATATGTCTACCTGCAG AAAAAAGAGGATTTTGAAAAAATGCAGAATTTGTGTCCAATTCAGCAGCTTGAAAATAAAACAAGTCCTGAAGAAAAG AGAAAAGGATGGTTGAGACCAGATTCCCATATATTAGCCAGTGAAGAACCTGAAAAGAGGAGTGACGTGTATTTGCCAAAA agtcCAACAGTACCCATAACCAAGCAAGTCAACCTACAGAAAGAATACTCAATAATGAAAGTCCCTCTTTCTGAACACTGTTATGTTTACTTTGGCGCACTCCAGAAGGCCATTCATGTGTTTAATGACAGTCTTACCAAAAACGAGACACCTGAGGTGTTCATAACCCATGGCAAACTGATTATCATGGTTGGACAGAAACTTGTAGACATCCTCTGTCAAGATGTGAAGGGCAATGAAGCCCGCAATGACATTCTATACAAGAGCAGTGAGCTCTGTGGTTTACTCAAAAACCTGGCCATAGCGACTAAGTCTGCCGCCATTCAATACCCGAATACAGCCACAATGCAGGAACTGCAGCGCAGGACAAAGGAGCTTTCCAATCATCTACAGTTATTCAGAGCAATGGTAGAATGA